One window of Sphingomonas sp. KC8 genomic DNA carries:
- a CDS encoding ATP-binding protein, which translates to MDARRNPFAPGAGTRPPELAGRDALLERNAVALDRIRAGRAARPSVLYGLRGVGKTVLLTAMRDAAEGEGIAIVAIEAPENRSLPGILAPALRAALLRLDRMKQASEGVKRALRALAGFAKLKVKYDDLEVGLDFDVEPGLADSGDLEADLADLIVAIGEAAREKGSAVVLVIDELQYVPEEQLAALISALHRASQRQLPVTMIAAGLPQLLGQMGRAKSYAERLFEFVSVGPLDDAAARDAIRLPIEREGEAIDDAALEAIREQAMGYPYFLQEWGKHSWDAADASPISQEDVAAATRSALAELDASFFRVRFDRLTPAEKRYLRAMAALGAGPHRSGDVAEGLGVKVSSVAPTRNSLIAKGMLYSPAHGDTAFTVPLFDAFMRRVMPLG; encoded by the coding sequence ATGGATGCCCGACGGAACCCTTTTGCGCCCGGTGCAGGGACTCGCCCTCCAGAGCTTGCCGGACGTGATGCGCTGCTTGAACGCAATGCGGTTGCTCTCGACCGAATTCGTGCGGGGCGGGCAGCGCGGCCCAGCGTCCTTTACGGCTTGCGCGGCGTCGGTAAGACTGTTTTGCTGACGGCGATGCGAGACGCCGCTGAGGGAGAGGGCATAGCGATCGTCGCGATCGAGGCGCCCGAGAACCGTTCACTTCCCGGCATTCTGGCGCCCGCGCTCAGGGCCGCGCTGCTGAGGCTTGATCGCATGAAACAGGCTTCGGAAGGCGTAAAGCGCGCGCTTCGTGCGTTGGCCGGATTTGCGAAGCTCAAAGTCAAATATGACGATCTCGAAGTCGGGCTCGATTTCGATGTCGAGCCAGGGCTCGCCGACAGCGGTGACCTCGAAGCCGATCTCGCCGACCTGATCGTCGCGATCGGCGAAGCGGCGAGAGAAAAAGGGTCGGCCGTCGTCCTGGTCATCGATGAGCTACAATATGTTCCGGAGGAACAGTTGGCGGCCTTGATCAGCGCCCTTCACCGGGCCAGCCAAAGGCAGCTCCCTGTCACCATGATAGCTGCAGGGCTGCCACAGCTTCTAGGCCAAATGGGCCGGGCTAAATCCTACGCGGAGCGACTCTTCGAATTCGTTTCGGTCGGTCCGCTCGACGATGCCGCAGCTCGCGACGCAATTCGTCTTCCGATAGAGCGGGAAGGCGAAGCCATCGACGATGCGGCGCTGGAGGCGATCCGCGAGCAAGCGATGGGTTATCCGTATTTCCTTCAGGAATGGGGAAAGCATAGTTGGGATGCTGCTGATGCTTCACCGATCTCCCAGGAGGATGTTGCAGCAGCAACGCGCAGCGCACTCGCTGAACTGGACGCCAGTTTCTTTCGCGTGCGGTTCGATCGTCTGACCCCAGCGGAAAAACGCTATCTGCGCGCGATGGCAGCTCTGGGCGCTGGTCCACACAGGTCCGGAGATGTCGCCGAAGGCTTGGGAGTGAAGGTCTCGAGTGTAGCGCCTACACGAAACAGCCTGATTGCTAAGGGCATGCTCTATAGTCCTGCCCACGGAGATACGGCGTTCACGGTTCCGTTGTTCGATGCGTTCATGCGCAGGGTGATGCCGCTAGGATAA
- a CDS encoding RES family NAD+ phosphorylase, with amino-acid sequence MPIAVPTPPLNLNKLVRRVSWPKADIIHRVHPDKYLADQFNPGPAGNARFSPILDAKGNSIPTIYGGTTFDCAAMETVFHDVPFAPGLKTHAKRKLKAHHYSQVLSVADLTLAELTTTSLRKLGIKRAELIETEKNIYPQTRAWAEAIHAQCPDIQGYTGYRAKMIGPWRLSCSATGSAPARSPSTRPQSISWPMSPLTQTS; translated from the coding sequence GTGCCGATCGCCGTTCCGACACCGCCGCTAAATCTCAACAAGCTGGTGAGACGGGTTTCCTGGCCGAAGGCGGACATAATCCATCGGGTTCATCCCGACAAATATCTCGCCGACCAATTCAATCCTGGCCCAGCTGGCAATGCGCGCTTCAGCCCCATCCTCGATGCCAAGGGCAACTCGATTCCGACAATCTATGGCGGGACGACCTTCGACTGCGCCGCGATGGAGACGGTCTTTCACGATGTCCCTTTCGCGCCTGGGCTCAAGACGCACGCCAAGCGCAAGCTCAAGGCGCATCACTATTCCCAGGTCCTGTCCGTAGCCGATCTCACGCTCGCCGAGCTCACGACAACGTCGCTGCGCAAGCTGGGGATCAAGCGGGCTGAGTTGATCGAGACCGAGAAGAATATCTATCCGCAGACGCGGGCATGGGCAGAAGCGATCCACGCTCAGTGCCCAGATATACAGGGCTATACTGGATATCGCGCCAAGATGATCGGGCCGTGGCGGTTGTCTTGTTCGGCGACCGGCTCAGCCCCAGCCCGCTCACCGTCCACGCGCCCTCAGTCGATATCGTGGCCGATGTCTCCACTTACGCAAACGTCGTGA
- a CDS encoding type IV toxin-antitoxin system AbiEi family antitoxin, whose amino-acid sequence MKVSRTDKLRSLLDAWEPHTVATSPHLKALGLTAQDLQNYTASQWLVSLGRGVFKRPMETVTWQGAFYSVQSQLKLPVHVGALTALEMTGNSQYVRFGESRAYLFSPLHVVLPAWFHTHWGEMVRHMQSKLLPSDLGLTEQRTSEGYPLTTATPERAILELLHLAPKEFDLVEAGQIVEGMTSLRPKLMQSLLEACTSVKVRRLFLYLAERADLPVMRHLKVEQIGLGSGDRSLAKMGRYVPKYRLLLPRELVSSGN is encoded by the coding sequence ATGAAGGTATCTAGAACCGATAAATTGAGGTCATTGCTCGATGCATGGGAGCCACACACGGTGGCGACCAGCCCGCATCTGAAGGCGCTCGGTCTGACGGCGCAAGACCTGCAGAACTACACCGCCTCGCAGTGGCTGGTCTCCCTTGGCCGCGGCGTATTCAAGCGCCCGATGGAAACCGTAACCTGGCAGGGAGCGTTCTACAGCGTTCAGTCGCAGTTGAAACTGCCGGTCCATGTCGGTGCCCTGACGGCGCTCGAAATGACAGGGAACAGCCAATATGTGCGCTTCGGAGAAAGCCGGGCCTATCTCTTTTCGCCGCTGCACGTGGTTCTGCCGGCGTGGTTTCACACGCATTGGGGGGAGATGGTCCGGCATATGCAAAGCAAGCTTCTCCCGAGCGATCTAGGCCTCACCGAGCAGCGAACCTCGGAAGGCTATCCATTGACGACCGCTACGCCTGAGCGGGCCATATTGGAGTTGCTTCACCTTGCGCCCAAGGAATTCGATCTCGTCGAAGCCGGCCAGATCGTCGAGGGCATGACGTCGCTTCGCCCCAAGCTCATGCAATCCCTGCTCGAGGCGTGCACTTCGGTGAAGGTCCGGCGGCTGTTCCTCTACCTTGCGGAACGGGCGGATCTCCCTGTCATGCGGCATCTGAAGGTGGAGCAGATAGGCTTGGGCTCGGGTGATCGCAGCCTTGCGAAAATGGGGCGCTATGTCCCGAAATACAGGCTGCTCCTTCCCAGGGAGCTTGTTTCGAGTGGCAACTGA
- a CDS encoding ATP-binding protein, with translation MAGREAIIEGIAIALDRIRAGRQAQSRILTGLRGVGKTVLLNEMRRAAEGEGFACVPIEAPEGQSLPAMLVPALRTALLKLDRGQAAMTLAKRGLGALARFVKAFKLSYGELEASLDLGEIGIADNGDLEADLIDLVDLVGRAAGERETALVLFIDELQYVAERELAALITALHRARQNDRPITLVGAGLPQLVGQMGRAKSYAERLFLFTGIGPLDATAATAALVHPIEAEECSITPDAVTRILEVTENYPYFLQEWGKQSWDAAAQCPITTSDVDIAHPAAIAALDDSFFRVRFDRLTPSEKRYLRAMADLGPGPYSSTAVADHLQRKASSFGPVRASLVAKGMIYTPGYGQTAFTVPLFDAFMRRAMPQG, from the coding sequence TTGGCTGGCCGAGAAGCGATCATAGAAGGCATCGCGATCGCACTCGACCGCATTCGCGCCGGACGCCAGGCACAGAGTCGGATCCTGACTGGTCTACGTGGGGTTGGGAAAACCGTTCTCCTGAATGAGATGCGCCGCGCCGCCGAAGGCGAGGGCTTCGCTTGCGTACCGATTGAAGCTCCTGAAGGCCAATCGCTGCCGGCCATGCTCGTTCCCGCTCTTCGCACGGCCCTGCTTAAACTAGATCGAGGTCAAGCGGCGATGACTCTTGCCAAGCGCGGTCTGGGCGCGCTGGCGCGCTTCGTCAAAGCGTTCAAGCTGAGCTACGGCGAACTCGAAGCGTCCCTGGACCTAGGTGAGATTGGTATCGCTGATAATGGCGATCTCGAAGCGGATCTGATCGATCTCGTCGACTTAGTCGGTCGGGCCGCAGGCGAACGCGAAACCGCACTCGTCCTGTTCATCGACGAGCTGCAATATGTAGCAGAGCGAGAGTTGGCGGCCTTAATCACCGCCTTGCACCGGGCACGGCAAAACGACCGCCCGATCACCTTGGTCGGCGCCGGATTGCCGCAACTAGTCGGACAAATGGGTAGAGCTAAATCCTACGCCGAACGTCTGTTCCTCTTCACCGGTATTGGACCGCTCGACGCGACGGCGGCGACGGCGGCGCTCGTTCATCCGATTGAAGCGGAGGAGTGCAGCATCACCCCGGATGCCGTCACCCGCATTTTAGAGGTAACCGAGAACTACCCCTATTTCTTGCAAGAGTGGGGCAAGCAGAGCTGGGACGCGGCGGCGCAGTGTCCGATCACAACGAGCGATGTGGACATCGCACATCCAGCAGCAATCGCGGCGCTTGATGATAGCTTCTTCCGCGTCCGCTTCGATCGGCTTACGCCATCCGAGAAACGCTATTTGAGGGCAATGGCCGATCTTGGCCCCGGTCCCTACAGCTCGACCGCCGTCGCGGACCACTTGCAGCGTAAGGCATCGTCCTTTGGCCCCGTACGCGCTTCGCTCGTGGCAAAAGGTATGATTTACACGCCGGGATACGGTCAGACGGCCTTCACCGTTCCGCTATTCGATGCCTTCATGCGCAGGGCAATGCCACAGGGATAG
- a CDS encoding conjugal transfer protein TraH, translated as MVAASHFAFIGVARADVASQMNGFFNDAGGAANVTGPTAFQGQSAGYYSLGNVWTRFPQKSVSPFNLQLPSARAGCGGIDLFSGSFSFINASEIVAMLKATANNALGFAFKLAIDSVSPEIGKVMDEFSQKAQLLNQMNISSCETAQALVGGIWPQMDSTRSTICEAVGNSQGVFSDWAASRQGCNNGNKRDATIAGNTDANMKDQLVGEPHNYTWEALKKSAKFGAFDQSFSEYIMTLVGTVVTQPSTDPSVGGKVVMFGPAEEAVVTALLDGTANAPAVKMLKCNDTDCYDVGEQTLTVPASSALRPRIAGMIKSMSSKIRTDTALDAAEKQLLNIATVPIYKILAVQAYAHYALTDGEIETLSEIVAVDLLAAMLDNMLDRVEQAQTHYQTFDQATANQWKQQIAATRQKFAQRDVKLSNKLQVTMQIIDRSIMLESTLQNSMTPGMSSALNFSRGLNAQGLN; from the coding sequence ATGGTTGCCGCGTCGCATTTCGCTTTCATCGGCGTGGCCCGTGCGGACGTCGCCTCGCAGATGAACGGCTTCTTCAACGACGCCGGCGGTGCCGCCAATGTCACCGGACCAACGGCTTTCCAGGGGCAATCGGCCGGCTATTATTCGCTCGGCAACGTCTGGACGCGCTTTCCCCAGAAGAGCGTATCGCCGTTCAATCTGCAGCTGCCGAGCGCACGCGCCGGCTGCGGCGGCATCGATCTCTTCAGCGGCAGTTTCTCCTTCATCAACGCCTCCGAAATCGTCGCGATGCTGAAGGCGACCGCGAACAATGCGCTCGGTTTTGCCTTCAAGCTCGCCATCGATTCCGTGTCGCCGGAAATCGGAAAAGTGATGGATGAGTTCAGCCAGAAGGCCCAGCTCCTCAATCAGATGAACATCTCGAGCTGCGAAACCGCGCAGGCGCTGGTCGGCGGCATCTGGCCGCAGATGGACTCCACCCGCTCGACGATCTGCGAAGCGGTCGGCAACAGCCAGGGCGTTTTTTCGGATTGGGCCGCGTCCCGCCAGGGCTGCAACAATGGCAACAAACGGGACGCCACGATCGCCGGCAACACCGACGCCAACATGAAGGATCAGCTGGTTGGCGAGCCTCACAACTACACCTGGGAAGCGTTAAAGAAGTCGGCCAAGTTCGGCGCTTTCGACCAGTCTTTCTCCGAATACATCATGACGCTGGTCGGCACGGTCGTCACCCAGCCTTCCACCGACCCATCCGTTGGTGGCAAGGTTGTGATGTTCGGTCCGGCGGAGGAAGCCGTTGTCACGGCGCTGCTCGATGGCACAGCCAACGCACCGGCGGTCAAGATGCTCAAATGCAATGACACCGATTGCTATGATGTCGGTGAGCAGACCCTGACTGTGCCGGCATCGTCCGCGCTCCGGCCGCGGATCGCCGGCATGATCAAATCGATGAGCAGCAAGATCCGCACGGATACCGCGCTCGATGCGGCCGAAAAGCAGCTTCTGAACATCGCGACTGTCCCGATCTACAAGATCCTCGCGGTCCAGGCTTACGCGCACTACGCGCTGACCGACGGCGAGATCGAGACCCTTTCCGAGATCGTGGCCGTCGATCTGCTGGCTGCTATGCTGGACAACATGCTCGACCGCGTTGAGCAGGCTCAGACGCATTATCAGACGTTTGACCAGGCCACCGCCAATCAGTGGAAGCAGCAGATTGCTGCGACGCGCCAGAAGTTCGCCCAGCGGGATGTAAAGCTCTCGAACAAGCTGCAGGTCACCATGCAGATCATCGATCGCAGCATCATGCTCGAGTCCACCCTCCAGAACTCGATGACGCCGGGGATGTCGTCCGCGCTCAATTTCTCGCGCGGGCTCAATGCGCAAGGGCTGAACTAG
- a CDS encoding conjugal transfer protein TraG N-terminal domain-containing protein, producing the protein MVEVFTVGGGEYLVNTFNAVAAWSGGGGYRSLLRVVMVMGLIYSLLVVAFTLNFRVWLNWFLQSTLIYLCLMVPTIDVKVTDRINPSLAPATVANVPLGLGVLASFTTQIGDWLTRTAETVFVMPGELNYSSNGMIYGARLYDATRNFVIRDAEFSTNLEEHFKKCLFGDVMLYRKSLTVLAQSKDLWADIGPGSEARSQEWLERQGDGTVNSAIVTCRQAYDMLNAQWAPMIEANTPLWGKELYPKLSNTLAADKLKHDLPIANAAFTGSASNYSDSMRQNTAINAFMQARNSMAGGSGAATIDTFAQTRADIQARNTYNSIAQQAMAWVPILNIVLTVVFFAMFPVIFPLFLMPQTGLTTLKGYAMGFFYLAAWGPLYVILHMICMTRAEAAAAGVAGGGVTLGTYAGIGAVNGETATIAGFMLMSIPFLAAGLARGAMSIAGQATSMLAPAQNAAEAAALEQTTGNYSYGNVSWANSTSNMRQSDQWTTAPSYMGGATSVGWRQDNGAVVSGFGNGQEVFDTSGAISRLGFTPTMNSGTVAEWREMASEAHRQAQAFENAAQEILTSTHTNRSAFGTSTERSSGFESGAGSSANTNVEKFDRSTGSSSQGMEERTSSGQSQRISEGHDRQAGTTDQIAGSLGGALGGAGRGATGGKGRLGSLLPNVSGTVSVNKTGTQTDNLRYGTDSSKSTDSSSSSSSGVRDEHSSGTGASTSDGTYERSGVFSRSSATSSSSQSTEDALARARSYTEAARKMEELSESLSRDASFAETHGMQLSENLSQDLAQWYRQQQLLHPNLDAPELWATNLTDQQRAVRSQMIQQWSQEKRDALWNEIQGSISEPNLVDVRRTDVGGPGDVRASYRPHGVDRLGSGSPGGDPNAAARIIDEGRARLNDDRATAEAARSNRAGATVDLQSEVNRDQNRGFFTDPDLRK; encoded by the coding sequence ATGGTGGAGGTCTTCACGGTTGGGGGTGGCGAGTACCTCGTCAATACCTTCAACGCCGTCGCTGCCTGGTCGGGGGGCGGAGGATATCGATCCCTGCTCCGCGTCGTGATGGTGATGGGCCTGATCTACTCGCTGCTTGTCGTCGCGTTCACGCTCAACTTTCGAGTCTGGCTGAACTGGTTCCTGCAATCGACGCTGATCTACCTTTGCCTGATGGTGCCGACGATCGACGTGAAGGTGACCGACCGGATCAATCCGTCGCTGGCACCGGCGACGGTCGCGAACGTGCCGCTCGGTCTCGGGGTGCTCGCGAGTTTCACCACCCAGATTGGCGATTGGCTGACCCGAACCGCCGAGACTGTCTTCGTCATGCCGGGCGAGCTCAATTACTCGAGCAATGGCATGATCTACGGTGCTCGCCTGTACGATGCGACCCGCAACTTCGTCATTCGCGATGCTGAGTTCTCGACGAACCTGGAAGAGCACTTCAAAAAATGCCTGTTCGGCGATGTGATGCTTTACCGCAAATCGCTCACCGTCCTTGCTCAGTCGAAAGACCTGTGGGCGGACATTGGGCCAGGATCGGAAGCTCGCTCGCAGGAGTGGCTTGAGCGGCAGGGCGACGGTACAGTGAACAGCGCGATCGTCACCTGCCGGCAGGCCTACGATATGCTCAACGCCCAATGGGCGCCGATGATTGAGGCAAACACGCCGCTTTGGGGCAAGGAACTCTATCCCAAGCTGAGCAACACGCTCGCGGCCGACAAGCTCAAGCACGATCTGCCGATCGCGAATGCTGCCTTCACTGGATCGGCCAGCAACTATTCTGACTCCATGCGACAGAACACGGCGATCAACGCTTTCATGCAAGCACGAAACAGCATGGCGGGCGGGTCTGGCGCGGCGACGATCGATACCTTCGCGCAGACGCGCGCGGACATACAGGCGCGCAACACCTACAATTCGATCGCTCAGCAGGCGATGGCCTGGGTGCCGATCCTGAACATCGTGCTGACGGTTGTCTTCTTTGCGATGTTCCCGGTGATCTTCCCGTTGTTCCTCATGCCCCAAACGGGGCTGACGACGTTGAAGGGCTACGCGATGGGGTTCTTCTACCTCGCCGCATGGGGACCGCTGTACGTCATTCTCCATATGATCTGCATGACGAGGGCGGAGGCGGCCGCGGCCGGTGTTGCCGGTGGCGGCGTGACGCTCGGCACCTATGCCGGCATCGGTGCGGTGAACGGCGAGACAGCGACGATCGCCGGGTTCATGCTGATGAGTATACCATTCCTCGCTGCCGGCTTGGCGAGGGGAGCTATGTCGATTGCAGGGCAGGCGACGTCGATGCTCGCGCCCGCGCAAAATGCCGCTGAGGCGGCCGCACTCGAACAGACGACGGGCAATTATTCCTATGGGAATGTGAGCTGGGCGAATTCCACGTCGAACATGCGTCAGAGCGATCAATGGACGACGGCGCCGAGCTACATGGGCGGCGCGACCAGCGTCGGCTGGCGCCAGGATAACGGTGCCGTCGTATCTGGCTTCGGCAATGGCCAGGAGGTGTTCGACACCAGCGGCGCGATCTCGCGGCTAGGGTTCACGCCGACGATGAACTCCGGAACGGTGGCGGAGTGGCGGGAGATGGCGAGCGAAGCGCATCGCCAGGCGCAGGCGTTCGAGAATGCCGCACAGGAGATCCTGACCAGCACGCATACCAACCGCAGCGCCTTTGGAACCTCGACAGAACGCTCTTCGGGCTTCGAATCTGGTGCAGGTAGTTCCGCAAATACCAACGTCGAGAAGTTTGACCGGTCGACCGGCTCAAGCTCGCAGGGGATGGAAGAGCGCACATCGAGCGGCCAGAGCCAGCGGATCTCTGAAGGTCACGATCGGCAAGCTGGGACGACAGATCAAATCGCCGGTTCGCTTGGAGGGGCGCTTGGTGGTGCCGGGCGCGGAGCTACTGGCGGGAAGGGCCGATTGGGCAGCCTGCTGCCAAACGTCAGTGGCACGGTCAGTGTCAACAAGACCGGTACTCAAACGGACAATCTGCGGTACGGGACGGATTCGAGCAAATCTACTGACTCTTCTAGCTCCTCGTCGAGCGGCGTCCGCGATGAACACTCGAGCGGTACCGGAGCATCCACCTCCGACGGCACTTACGAACGGTCGGGCGTGTTCAGCCGGTCTTCCGCAACGTCCTCTTCCTCGCAAAGCACCGAGGATGCCCTTGCTCGGGCACGCTCCTACACGGAAGCGGCACGCAAAATGGAGGAGCTGTCCGAGTCACTCTCGCGCGACGCCAGCTTCGCTGAAACGCACGGGATGCAACTCAGCGAGAATCTGAGCCAGGACCTTGCGCAGTGGTACCGGCAGCAACAGCTGCTGCACCCGAATCTGGACGCGCCAGAACTATGGGCGACGAACCTGACCGATCAGCAACGTGCTGTCAGGTCGCAGATGATCCAGCAATGGTCTCAGGAAAAACGCGACGCACTTTGGAATGAAATCCAGGGCAGCATCTCCGAGCCAAATTTGGTCGACGTGCGCCGCACGGATGTAGGAGGGCCTGGGGATGTCCGAGCGTCTTATCGCCCGCACGGGGTTGATCGGCTTGGCAGCGGCAGCCCGGGCGGCGATCCAAATGCCGCCGCAAGAATCATCGACGAGGGTCGGGCCAGGCTGAACGACGACAGAGCTACGGCAGAGGCCGCCCGATCCAATCGAGCTGGCGCAACCGTCGATTTGCAGTCGGAAGTAAATCGGGATCAGAACCGCGGATTTTTCACCGATCCTGATCTTAGGAAATGA
- a CDS encoding nucleotidyl transferase AbiEii/AbiGii toxin family protein translates to MATDQYRDQVRLLLDVLPLVMAEPVFALKGGTAINLFEWDLPRLSVDIDLTYLPVHDRAASLRAIGEALARIKAEIERRLPPTRVTQARQGQEGMEVKLNCQRGKTQIKVEVNPTLRGHLLPLRDLPCSDLVQERFEAFVEARCLSHGELFGGKICAALDRQHPRDLFDVKRLLDREGLVDEVRYGFVAAVVSHGRPVAELIRPSRKDQGATFKAQFEGMPFEPFTYDDHVQTLDRLVHKIHASLDGDDRRFLESFEAGEPAWECYPLPTICELPAPQFKLMNIRKFREMKPKRYEAGLAVLREALLQ, encoded by the coding sequence GTGGCAACTGACCAATATCGCGACCAGGTCCGTCTCCTGCTGGACGTCCTGCCGCTGGTCATGGCCGAGCCGGTGTTCGCGTTGAAGGGCGGCACGGCGATCAACCTGTTCGAATGGGATCTCCCGCGGCTGTCGGTCGACATCGATCTGACCTACCTCCCTGTTCATGACAGGGCAGCATCCTTGCGTGCGATCGGTGAGGCTCTCGCCAGGATCAAGGCGGAAATCGAGCGCCGTCTGCCGCCGACCCGCGTGACCCAGGCACGCCAGGGCCAGGAAGGGATGGAGGTCAAGCTCAACTGCCAGCGCGGCAAGACCCAGATCAAGGTTGAGGTGAACCCCACCCTGCGCGGCCATCTCCTTCCCCTCCGCGACCTGCCATGCTCCGACCTTGTGCAGGAGAGATTTGAAGCATTCGTCGAAGCGCGATGCCTCTCGCACGGCGAGCTTTTCGGCGGCAAGATTTGCGCCGCGCTTGACCGGCAGCATCCGCGCGATTTGTTCGACGTGAAGCGGTTGCTGGATAGGGAAGGACTCGTGGACGAGGTGCGCTACGGCTTCGTTGCCGCCGTCGTAAGCCACGGGCGTCCGGTCGCCGAGCTTATTCGGCCGAGCCGAAAGGATCAGGGCGCGACATTCAAGGCGCAATTCGAGGGAATGCCCTTCGAGCCTTTCACCTATGATGATCATGTTCAAACGCTTGATCGCTTGGTGCACAAGATACACGCATCCCTGGACGGCGATGATCGAAGATTCCTCGAGAGTTTCGAAGCAGGAGAGCCGGCATGGGAATGCTATCCGTTGCCTACGATCTGCGAACTTCCGGCCCCGCAATTCAAGTTGATGAACATCCGCAAATTCCGGGAAATGAAACCGAAAAGGTACGAAGCCGGGCTCGCGGTGCTACGAGAGGCCCTCCTTCAATGA
- a CDS encoding conjugal transfer protein TraF has translation MLLLAGSPIGAAVPLRAQETAGAREAIEQDVPDEFYCGERKLGQWFYCVRPKPADAPSSTTPEPQTSAADRIASITKQLDELKARAILEPTEANVIAYVRFQREQLDRASTFSDTWQRALWQNPDLDYTLQRPVSTLGKRLWLDNRKADRDAVLTNLGHRYGLFYFYAQSCGACEVFAPILRSVTDSHRMTVMAVSMDGGPNREFPNYVVDSGQRARMGVPGNETPALVLFDTQTKRTIPVGYGVLSADEIMDRIFMLTNTKVGSDY, from the coding sequence ATGCTGCTGCTGGCCGGGTCGCCGATCGGCGCGGCGGTGCCGCTCAGGGCGCAAGAGACTGCGGGCGCCCGCGAGGCGATCGAGCAGGACGTGCCCGACGAATTCTATTGTGGGGAGCGCAAGCTCGGCCAGTGGTTCTACTGCGTGAGGCCCAAGCCGGCCGACGCCCCGTCCAGCACGACGCCCGAACCGCAGACGAGCGCGGCCGACCGGATCGCATCGATCACCAAGCAGCTCGATGAACTCAAGGCGCGCGCGATCCTCGAGCCGACCGAGGCCAACGTCATTGCCTATGTTCGTTTCCAGCGTGAGCAGCTCGACCGCGCATCAACATTCTCGGACACCTGGCAGCGGGCACTCTGGCAGAACCCCGATCTCGACTACACGCTGCAGCGGCCGGTCTCGACGCTCGGCAAACGCCTCTGGCTCGACAACCGCAAGGCGGACCGGGATGCGGTCCTGACCAACCTCGGCCATCGGTATGGCTTGTTCTATTTCTACGCGCAGAGCTGCGGCGCCTGCGAGGTGTTCGCGCCGATCCTGCGCTCGGTCACCGACAGCCACAGGATGACGGTGATGGCCGTCTCAATGGACGGCGGCCCGAACAGGGAATTCCCCAACTATGTGGTCGATTCCGGCCAACGAGCCCGGATGGGCGTGCCCGGCAACGAGACGCCAGCGCTTGTGCTGTTCGACACCCAGACGAAGCGGACGATCCCGGTCGGATACGGCGTGCTCAGCGCCGACGAGATCATGGATCGCATCTTCATGCTGACCAACACCAAGGTGGGGAGCGACTATTGA
- a CDS encoding antitoxin Xre/MbcA/ParS toxin-binding domain-containing protein codes for MATTYPSDLSTVSFETVTGTATEVCKRLKAGDDDQVVALTLAHGNPKLAQALAQAVALIAPLVLATLGKQEKDAIAKIVDALVPSIPLPLHLIHEAQMNAEARTAVLESGEWLTASQLSKLAGFSGQNASAQPNKWKREGRIFAIRQGGSDYYPGYALDADAGYRPIKGLAPVLARFGDALDEWDIATWFASVNSFLGGRTPMDLLRSQPGQVLAAAEDEIAGVQHG; via the coding sequence ATGGCGACAACGTACCCCAGCGACCTTAGCACTGTCTCGTTTGAGACGGTGACCGGCACGGCAACCGAAGTGTGCAAGCGGCTAAAGGCGGGCGACGACGATCAGGTCGTCGCGCTCACGCTCGCGCATGGAAATCCGAAACTCGCGCAGGCGCTCGCCCAAGCGGTAGCGCTCATTGCACCGCTCGTCCTGGCGACATTAGGCAAGCAGGAAAAAGACGCAATCGCCAAGATCGTCGACGCGCTGGTCCCATCGATTCCGCTGCCGCTGCACCTGATCCACGAAGCACAGATGAACGCGGAAGCACGGACGGCGGTACTCGAATCCGGCGAGTGGCTGACCGCGTCTCAACTCTCCAAGCTTGCTGGGTTCAGTGGCCAAAATGCCAGCGCCCAGCCCAATAAGTGGAAGCGTGAGGGGCGGATCTTCGCGATCCGCCAAGGCGGAAGCGACTACTATCCGGGCTATGCGCTGGACGCGGACGCCGGCTATCGGCCGATCAAGGGGCTGGCGCCGGTGCTCGCGCGCTTCGGGGATGCGTTGGACGAGTGGGACATCGCGACGTGGTTCGCCTCGGTGAACAGTTTCCTCGGCGGCAGGACGCCGATGGACCTGCTCCGGAGCCAACCGGGACAAGTGCTGGCCGCGGCTGAGGATGAGATTGCCGGCGTGCAGCATGGCTAG